From Paenibacillus antri:
GTCAAGACGGGCGGCGGCGCGTTCATGAAGACGATCGACGATTCGATCGCCTTAGCTAGAGCGATGGTGGCGATCGGCGCCGAGGTCGGCCGCCGGACCGTCGCGGTCATCAGCGGCATGGACCAGCCGCTCGGCAATTCGATCGGCAACGCCCTCGAGGTGCGCGAGGCGCTCAGCGTGTTGCGCGGCGAGCCGGGCGTATCGCCGGACTTGATCGAGGTGTGCCTCGCGCTCGGCGCGCACATGCTCGTGCTCGGCGGCGCCGCCGATTCGTACGACGCGGCCCGGGCCGAGCTTCGCGAGAAGCTCGCTTCCGGGGAGGCGCTGCGGAAGTTCGCGGCGTTCGTCTCCGCGCAGGGGGGCGACTCCGCCGTCGCCGACGAGCCGAGCCGCCTGCCGGCCGCCGCGCGCGTCGTGCCCGTGCCGGCGCCTCGCGCCGGGTACGTCGGCGCGATCCGCGCCGAGGACCTCGGCACGGCCGCGATGTGGCTCGGCGCGGGGCGCGCGACGAAGGAGGCGACCATCGACCTCGCGGTCGGGATCCGCATGCTGAAGCGGATCGGCGACCGGGTCGAAGCGGGCGAGCCGCTCGCGGAGCTGCACGTCGGCGACGCGACGGGCGAAGCCGCCTTGGCGGAGGTCGTCCGCAAGGCGAGCGACGCCTACGCGGTGCAGGACGCTCCGCCGGCGAAGCCGCCGCTTATCTACGCGGTCGTGACGCAGGACGGCGTCGAACGATTGGCATAATCGCATGACTTTACGAGAGATCCTCCGCATGCGGAGGGTCTC
This genomic window contains:
- a CDS encoding pyrimidine-nucleoside phosphorylase; translated protein: MRAVDLIQAKRDGAELSEAEIRFLIDGYVSGAIPDYQMSAWAMAVYFRGMTAAETAALTLAMAESGDTVDLSAVRGVKVDKHSTGGVGDTTTLVLAPLVASAGVPVAKMSGRGLGHTGGTIDKLEAIPGFRVELTQDAFTAQVNALGVAVISQSGNITPADKLLYGLRDVTATVESIPLIASSIMSKKIAAGADAIVLDVKTGGGAFMKTIDDSIALARAMVAIGAEVGRRTVAVISGMDQPLGNSIGNALEVREALSVLRGEPGVSPDLIEVCLALGAHMLVLGGAADSYDAARAELREKLASGEALRKFAAFVSAQGGDSAVADEPSRLPAAARVVPVPAPRAGYVGAIRAEDLGTAAMWLGAGRATKEATIDLAVGIRMLKRIGDRVEAGEPLAELHVGDATGEAALAEVVRKASDAYAVQDAPPAKPPLIYAVVTQDGVERLA